Proteins co-encoded in one Vibrio fortis genomic window:
- a CDS encoding tRNA-uridine aminocarboxypropyltransferase: MRIHAFHHLYQHRLSLSTRPFKARGCKVVRCEYCKIEQGHCICEHQPDIKTNVASMLILSDNEVLKPSNTGRLIVDTVKDSHVYLWHRTEPNPEMLAVLKDEKYQPVIVFPEDYTDDKSRVVQDLPAMRDSNKTLLLIFIDGSWREARRIFRRSEYLQHLPVLSIEPESVSQYMMRKSDNEQHLSTAEVASLVLKQAGEEQGAKTLQMWFEAFRESYMLSKTRYKSDQTKPSLNAYIDYHESETSL, encoded by the coding sequence ATGAGAATTCACGCTTTTCACCACCTTTATCAACATCGTTTGTCCCTTTCTACTCGACCTTTTAAAGCGCGAGGCTGTAAGGTGGTTCGCTGCGAGTATTGTAAGATCGAGCAAGGTCATTGTATCTGCGAACATCAACCCGACATTAAAACGAATGTAGCGAGTATGTTGATCTTATCGGATAACGAAGTTCTCAAGCCAAGCAATACTGGTCGATTGATCGTAGATACAGTCAAAGACAGTCACGTCTACCTTTGGCACAGAACCGAGCCAAATCCAGAGATGCTTGCTGTCTTAAAAGACGAGAAATACCAACCAGTCATCGTGTTCCCTGAAGACTATACGGACGATAAGAGCCGAGTGGTTCAAGATCTTCCAGCGATGCGTGATTCAAACAAAACCTTGTTACTCATCTTTATTGACGGTAGTTGGCGCGAAGCTCGTCGTATTTTCCGCCGTTCAGAATATCTGCAACACCTACCTGTGTTATCAATTGAGCCTGAGTCGGTGTCTCAGTATATGATGCGTAAATCGGATAATGAGCAGCATTTGTCGACAGCTGAAGTAGCAAGTTTGGTGTTGAAGCAAGCAGGTGAAGAGCAGGGGGCAAAAACACTTCAGATGTGGTTTGAAGCGTTTAGAGAGAGTTACATGCTCAGTAAAACTCGCTACAAATCCGATCAAACAAAACCAAGCTTAAATGCTTATATCGATTATCATGAAAGTGAGACGTCGCTCTAA
- the nagK gene encoding N-acetylglucosamine kinase, with protein MYYGFDVGGTKIEFGAFNEKLERVATERVPTPTDSYEQLINTIAGLVEKYDSEFACEGKIGLGLPGMENADDGTMLVVNVPASTGKPLRKDLEARIGRSVKIENDANCFALSEAWDEELQDEPSVAGLILGTGFGGGLIFDGKVFSGRNHVAGEVGHMRLPLDAWLHLGDNAPLLGCGCGKKGCLDSYLSGRGFELIYEHYYGEKKKAIDIIKAHAEGEEKAVEHVERFMELLAICFANLFTTLDPHVVALGGGLSNFELIYEEMPKRIPKYLLSVAKCPKIIKAKHGDSGGVRGAAFLNLK; from the coding sequence ATGTATTACGGCTTTGATGTTGGCGGCACTAAGATTGAATTTGGTGCATTCAATGAGAAACTAGAACGTGTGGCAACTGAGCGTGTACCAACGCCTACTGACTCTTATGAGCAACTGATCAACACGATCGCAGGACTTGTTGAGAAATACGACAGCGAGTTCGCTTGCGAAGGTAAGATCGGTCTAGGTCTACCGGGTATGGAAAACGCTGATGACGGCACAATGTTGGTTGTTAACGTTCCAGCCTCAACAGGCAAGCCACTACGTAAAGATTTGGAAGCTCGTATTGGCCGTAGCGTTAAGATTGAAAACGACGCAAACTGTTTTGCGCTTTCTGAAGCTTGGGATGAAGAACTACAAGATGAGCCATCAGTTGCTGGTCTGATTCTAGGTACAGGCTTTGGCGGCGGTTTGATCTTTGACGGCAAAGTATTCTCGGGTCGCAACCACGTTGCGGGTGAAGTTGGTCATATGCGTCTACCGTTAGATGCATGGCTCCATCTAGGTGACAATGCACCTTTATTAGGTTGTGGTTGTGGTAAAAAAGGTTGTCTGGATAGCTACCTTTCTGGTCGTGGTTTTGAGCTTATCTACGAGCACTACTATGGTGAGAAGAAGAAAGCGATTGATATCATCAAAGCACATGCTGAAGGTGAAGAGAAAGCCGTTGAGCACGTAGAGCGCTTTATGGAGCTATTGGCTATCTGTTTCGCGAACCTATTTACTACTTTGGATCCACATGTCGTTGCACTGGGCGGCGGTCTATCAAACTTCGAACTTATTTACGAAGAGATGCCAAAGCGAATTCCAAAATACCTGCTTTCAGTAGCGAAGTGTCCGAAGATCATTAAAGCGAAACACGGCGATTCAGGCGGTGTTCGTGGTGCAGCATTCCTAAACCTTAAGTAA
- a CDS encoding DUF2960 family protein → MARTILYTYKDEEKELLFSKQQHRTIQEAVAAAEGIDISEYLKTEQQLELISDTKAVRNYQDNYFRKLGFTKLTLKQKENLGVGKKKK, encoded by the coding sequence ATGGCTCGTACTATTCTGTATACCTATAAAGATGAAGAAAAAGAGTTGCTGTTTTCAAAACAACAACACCGCACTATTCAAGAAGCTGTTGCCGCGGCTGAAGGTATCGACATCTCTGAGTATTTAAAAACAGAGCAACAACTTGAGTTGATTTCAGATACGAAAGCGGTTCGTAACTATCAAGATAATTACTTCCGTAAGCTTGGCTTCACAAAGCTTACATTGAAGCAAAAAGAAAACCTGGGTGTTGGTAAAAAGAAAAAGTAA
- a CDS encoding C40 family peptidase, which produces MGVVGCSSSPDFQDSAPSNQTLSPLEKQTTQAYMSVYKEWQGVPYRFGGTSFNGVDCSAFVQIAVLNATQQALPRTTLDQSKHGIEIAYEHAKSGDLVFFKTSPKVRHVGVYLGNKQFLHASTSKGVIISRLDNPYWASTFWHFRRI; this is translated from the coding sequence ATGGGTGTCGTTGGGTGCTCTTCGTCACCTGATTTTCAAGATTCTGCGCCCAGCAACCAAACGCTCTCCCCGTTAGAGAAGCAGACAACTCAAGCGTATATGAGCGTTTATAAAGAATGGCAAGGGGTGCCCTATCGTTTTGGCGGTACGTCTTTTAACGGTGTGGATTGTTCAGCATTTGTTCAAATTGCGGTGCTGAATGCAACACAGCAGGCGCTACCGAGAACAACGCTGGATCAAAGTAAACATGGAATCGAGATCGCTTACGAACATGCTAAAAGTGGTGATTTGGTGTTCTTCAAAACGTCACCAAAGGTTAGACACGTAGGCGTATATTTAGGCAATAAGCAATTCTTACATGCTTCGACATCAAAGGGTGTGATTATTTCTAGGCTGGATAACCCTTACTGGGCTTCAACTTTTTGGCACTTTAGAAGGATCTAA
- a CDS encoding sensor domain-containing diguanylate cyclase: protein MNNTLNSQILGIITRVQNYPGLKGLREIESKISAICNQHQAQFPTPVKTFLEGYAFDRQDNLPKAIELYEKSLSELGDDDVQLEVFINGLLASIYVDFEEFQRGYHCYERALRNLHRVDDNVSALIYCNISDLYLTLGQYHDAILYAKLGAKAAQNASRFLDYAICSLNLAFSYSHIGEFDKGLKALHQAKQIGIQMKSDRTLALYYGYKAQIMVQCIDSKNDHRFTEQQVTQAFALAEDYYTKVVDEHNRVENLAHWAKYLESVEKLEASKKLCTKLESEFDIKASFQTYSVYAKTRANLYRRDNDWQSLANIQSQHIVLGEASLEQHKAKQSCDIVKKVDTVRDTQHADVLNQIQKHMGSITEIGQFIATTHSLDSVLPEILTKINSILPTFEFGIALYDHVSDVLDYRYFVDTMGLVEPMQVVCAESTTVGSYVIKQRATVHLNSVTPESLAPYIESQSQGGTQAVIVNNKPDTNSIILTPILLNDQVIGLLSVQHSQANQYQTHHRYLIEHLASFIAVSLENQKQRLRLETANNELEHLYKIEPLTGLYNRYQLDSITPTLIRQASLNAQTLAVLMIDLDEYKAYNDYHGHLQGDEALRIISQILKSVFSEEHDSLFRYGGDEFMAVCYGQSMKTIEKKVNELRVALNDANLDNPSALRADRLTVSIGGVNMRFGDSMQEPSFKNICDQADKQLYLAKACGRNDVKLKALNSLPTEALIY from the coding sequence ATGAACAACACACTTAATTCTCAAATTCTAGGCATTATTACACGAGTCCAAAACTATCCTGGGCTCAAAGGGTTACGTGAAATCGAATCAAAGATCAGCGCCATTTGTAACCAGCATCAAGCTCAATTTCCTACACCAGTAAAAACCTTTCTAGAAGGTTACGCCTTTGACCGTCAGGATAACTTACCGAAAGCCATTGAATTATACGAAAAGAGCCTATCAGAGCTTGGCGATGATGATGTTCAACTCGAAGTCTTTATCAATGGCCTGCTGGCGTCTATCTATGTCGACTTTGAAGAGTTTCAACGTGGTTATCACTGTTACGAAAGAGCACTCAGAAACTTGCATCGTGTGGATGACAACGTAAGTGCACTGATCTATTGCAATATAAGCGATCTTTACCTCACGCTAGGTCAATATCACGATGCCATTCTCTACGCTAAACTCGGTGCTAAAGCGGCACAAAATGCCAGTCGTTTTCTAGACTACGCGATTTGCTCACTCAACCTTGCTTTCAGTTACTCGCACATCGGTGAATTTGATAAAGGCCTCAAAGCATTGCACCAAGCCAAGCAAATCGGTATTCAAATGAAAAGTGATAGAACCTTAGCGCTCTATTACGGCTATAAAGCACAGATCATGGTGCAATGTATCGATTCAAAAAACGATCATAGGTTCACCGAACAACAGGTAACTCAAGCGTTTGCTCTGGCTGAAGATTACTATACCAAGGTTGTAGACGAGCATAACCGCGTTGAAAACCTCGCACACTGGGCGAAATACCTTGAGTCGGTCGAGAAACTTGAAGCATCAAAAAAGTTGTGCACAAAGCTAGAAAGCGAATTCGACATTAAGGCAAGCTTTCAGACTTACAGTGTTTACGCGAAAACACGGGCTAATTTGTATCGCCGCGACAACGATTGGCAATCACTAGCAAATATTCAATCGCAACATATTGTTTTAGGCGAGGCGAGTCTTGAACAACATAAGGCCAAACAAAGCTGCGATATTGTAAAAAAAGTCGACACAGTAAGAGACACTCAACATGCGGATGTGCTAAACCAAATTCAAAAGCACATGGGGTCTATTACTGAGATTGGACAGTTTATCGCGACAACCCATTCCTTAGACAGCGTGTTACCGGAGATACTGACCAAAATTAACAGTATCTTGCCCACGTTTGAGTTTGGTATCGCGCTCTATGATCACGTCAGCGATGTACTGGATTACCGTTACTTCGTTGATACCATGGGGTTAGTTGAACCAATGCAAGTGGTGTGCGCAGAAAGTACCACTGTCGGCAGTTATGTAATTAAGCAGCGTGCCACGGTGCACCTTAACAGTGTTACGCCTGAGTCACTTGCGCCATACATCGAAAGCCAATCACAAGGTGGTACTCAAGCGGTTATCGTGAACAATAAACCTGACACCAACTCGATCATCTTGACACCAATACTTCTGAACGACCAGGTAATTGGTTTGCTTTCTGTTCAACATAGTCAAGCTAATCAGTATCAAACTCATCATAGATATCTGATTGAGCACTTAGCGAGCTTCATCGCTGTATCACTAGAGAATCAAAAGCAGCGTCTCAGGTTAGAAACGGCGAACAATGAGTTAGAGCACCTCTACAAAATTGAACCATTGACGGGTCTGTATAATCGATATCAGCTGGATAGCATCACCCCAACGCTTATTCGACAAGCGAGCTTGAATGCTCAAACCTTGGCGGTACTGATGATTGATCTGGATGAATATAAAGCCTACAACGACTATCACGGTCACCTGCAAGGTGATGAAGCGCTGCGTATCATCAGTCAAATTTTAAAAAGCGTGTTTAGCGAAGAGCATGATTCACTGTTTAGGTACGGTGGTGATGAGTTTATGGCGGTGTGTTACGGCCAGTCGATGAAAACCATTGAGAAAAAGGTCAACGAGTTAAGAGTTGCATTGAATGATGCCAACCTAGATAACCCTTCCGCATTACGCGCAGACAGACTGACAGTCTCCATTGGTGGGGTAAACATGAGGTTTGGTGATTCGATGCAAGAGCCAAGTTTCAAGAACATCTGTGATCAAGCTGATAAACAGCTTTACCTTGCCAAGGCGTGTGGTCGAAACGACGTGAAACTTAAAGCGCTTAATAGCCTGCCAACAGAAGCGTTGATTTATTAG
- a CDS encoding methyl-accepting chemotaxis protein: MPDKNVTNQPARFTFSLIQTVTSIFCVILLLVVFLSMVSIKGVDRVGGHFDALSEQVLPLALNNAKLTQNVLEQVKLLGYSTQSSDLAELNSTKSSIQTLADGSNSMLQELLVITEHFPDAISPQEREQLVADMTRLRTLTSNVLTIQIDIQSKQSDINKQIEAFRYGVSSAGPEMSRISSFLAEGNPESTDAANRFVSSVSAMESSFLMLMMYEDIDKAESEYRQLRNRLAGMNLAYDDFSEWHPDVKDFTSLVAAYQMVSDGFEDQGIIKNIFAKLMLTEEQKQELAKVMSTANRVIVSLNTLSDKASRLIEESESVVNNTISNIDRVLIISGSVITMIILISGFVLQRWVNKGLKNIKQHLALLAEHDFSKKSEPKGPYELQVITSKLNIVVESTAESVSSVTRNCETLYQTAEVSHDAAEQTNKSLNAQNESLQNMITTITELEASISEIARISNASNDDALLAETESVNGSHVVGLNQQRLHALEKTLSVNEQSMDELDGRVKQIREMVDMISGIAENTNLLALNAAIEAARAGEQGRGFAVVADEVRKLASGTSQQTTNIRNMMTELIAAADRSKESVVESRNEMVNALQTSNDVKQAFDKIEVAVAHIKGRVEQIMVATEEQARATVDVSQSITRISEQGDNTKMQLESMIESSEQVADIAGHQQAMLHKYVLS, translated from the coding sequence ATGCCTGATAAAAATGTAACTAATCAACCCGCTCGTTTCACTTTTTCTCTCATACAAACCGTAACCAGTATCTTTTGTGTAATCTTACTGCTGGTTGTCTTTTTATCTATGGTCAGTATAAAAGGCGTCGACAGAGTTGGCGGTCATTTTGATGCGCTTTCTGAACAAGTATTACCGCTTGCTCTTAATAATGCCAAGCTGACTCAAAATGTACTAGAGCAAGTTAAATTATTGGGTTACAGCACTCAGTCTTCTGATTTAGCAGAACTCAATTCAACCAAATCGTCAATTCAGACTCTTGCTGATGGATCAAACTCAATGCTGCAAGAGTTGTTGGTGATTACCGAGCACTTTCCTGATGCGATCTCGCCGCAAGAGAGAGAACAGCTTGTCGCGGACATGACGAGGCTGCGAACACTGACATCGAATGTGCTCACGATACAGATAGATATCCAATCAAAACAAAGTGACATCAATAAACAAATAGAAGCATTTCGTTACGGTGTGAGCTCTGCTGGGCCAGAAATGAGCCGTATTAGCTCATTCTTAGCCGAAGGAAACCCGGAATCTACTGACGCAGCGAATCGATTTGTCTCTAGTGTGAGCGCGATGGAAAGTTCATTCTTAATGCTGATGATGTATGAAGATATAGACAAAGCGGAATCAGAATATCGACAGTTACGTAACCGCCTAGCGGGTATGAACTTAGCCTATGATGATTTTTCTGAGTGGCACCCAGATGTCAAAGATTTCACTAGCCTTGTCGCCGCTTATCAAATGGTTTCTGATGGGTTTGAAGATCAGGGGATTATCAAAAACATATTCGCTAAGCTAATGCTGACTGAAGAGCAAAAGCAAGAGTTAGCGAAAGTCATGAGTACTGCTAATCGGGTCATTGTTAGTCTTAACACATTATCGGACAAGGCTTCACGCTTGATTGAAGAAAGTGAGTCGGTGGTAAACAACACCATTAGCAATATCGACAGGGTTCTGATTATCAGTGGTTCGGTTATCACTATGATCATCTTGATTTCTGGTTTTGTGCTTCAACGTTGGGTCAACAAAGGGCTTAAGAACATTAAACAGCATTTGGCTCTTCTCGCAGAACATGACTTTTCCAAAAAATCAGAGCCTAAAGGCCCATACGAACTCCAAGTCATCACTTCAAAACTCAACATAGTGGTGGAATCAACAGCTGAGTCAGTGAGCTCAGTTACTCGTAACTGTGAAACCCTTTATCAAACCGCGGAAGTCAGTCATGACGCAGCAGAGCAAACTAACAAAAGTTTGAACGCACAAAATGAATCACTGCAAAACATGATTACGACGATTACTGAACTTGAAGCATCTATTAGCGAAATCGCACGAATCTCGAATGCGTCAAACGATGATGCGCTACTAGCTGAAACGGAATCGGTGAATGGCAGCCATGTAGTCGGTTTAAATCAACAGCGACTGCATGCCCTAGAGAAAACACTCAGTGTAAATGAACAATCTATGGATGAGCTCGATGGTCGTGTAAAACAGATCAGAGAGATGGTGGATATGATCAGTGGGATTGCTGAAAATACCAATCTTTTGGCACTCAATGCGGCCATTGAAGCTGCAAGAGCGGGTGAACAAGGCAGAGGCTTTGCCGTTGTCGCCGATGAAGTTCGTAAACTTGCTAGCGGTACATCTCAGCAGACAACCAATATACGTAACATGATGACGGAACTGATCGCTGCCGCTGACCGCTCGAAAGAGTCAGTTGTTGAGTCACGCAACGAAATGGTGAATGCACTTCAAACGAGTAATGATGTTAAGCAAGCATTCGATAAAATCGAAGTCGCTGTCGCTCACATCAAAGGTCGTGTTGAACAGATCATGGTCGCGACTGAAGAGCAGGCACGGGCAACGGTTGATGTGTCACAATCCATTACACGTATATCTGAACAGGGTGACAACACCAAGATGCAATTAGAGTCGATGATTGAAAGCTCAGAGCAAGTTGCAGATATCGCAGGCCACCAACAAGCGATGCTACATAAGTATGTTTTAAGCTGA
- a CDS encoding sterol desaturase family protein, whose product MQDPSLLRLACFVTAFIGCALWEAYSPRKKLTQNKWYRWTNNFALVALNSVLLATLFPIAAFQSALIAEQNQWGLFNQLSLPVPIVIIVSVFLLDCAIYLQHLVFHRVPILWRLHRVHHADLDIDVTTGTRFHPIEMILSMLIKIALVMMLGVPAIAVVVFEIVLNASAMFNHSNAKLPLQVDKILRRWIVTPDMHRVHHSVIVKETHSNFGFFLSVWDRWFKTYREQPKLGHDNVQIGVPEIQDGKEQRLDKMLRQPFIKQS is encoded by the coding sequence ATGCAAGACCCCTCTTTACTTCGGCTTGCCTGCTTTGTCACCGCTTTTATCGGTTGTGCTTTGTGGGAAGCGTATTCTCCGCGAAAGAAGCTGACTCAGAATAAATGGTATCGTTGGACTAACAACTTTGCTTTGGTTGCGCTCAATAGTGTGTTGCTAGCAACATTGTTTCCAATCGCCGCTTTCCAATCCGCGTTGATTGCTGAACAAAATCAATGGGGATTGTTCAATCAACTGTCGTTGCCTGTTCCCATTGTCATCATTGTGAGTGTTTTTCTGCTCGACTGCGCTATCTATCTTCAACACTTGGTGTTTCATCGAGTTCCAATACTATGGCGCTTACACCGTGTTCATCATGCCGACTTAGATATTGATGTCACCACAGGAACGAGATTCCACCCGATAGAGATGATTCTATCGATGTTGATTAAGATAGCCCTAGTAATGATGCTTGGTGTGCCTGCGATAGCTGTGGTTGTCTTCGAAATTGTATTAAATGCTAGCGCGATGTTTAATCACAGTAACGCCAAGTTGCCCCTTCAAGTAGACAAAATTTTACGTAGATGGATAGTGACACCAGATATGCATCGAGTGCACCATTCCGTGATTGTTAAAGAGACCCACTCTAATTTTGGTTTCTTTCTCTCTGTTTGGGACAGATGGTTCAAAACCTATCGTGAGCAACCAAAACTTGGCCATGACAATGTTCAAATAGGCGTTCCTGAGATTCAAGATGGCAAGGAGCAGCGACTAGATAAAATGTTGCGCCAACCCTTTATCAAACAAAGCTAA
- a CDS encoding energy-coupling factor ABC transporter ATP-binding protein: MSIKITTQQVSMRYKERVLFHIPELSIGPNDAIYLKGDNGVGKTTLLKILSGLIKPTSGRIQTAHHSWKGTLFPRSKFKDIIYLHQTPYLFDGTVYQNVAYGIRFNKESQKDKRAQIINALRMVGLETLADEHISVLSGGERQRVAMARAWILKPSILLMDEPSASLDKESIERLVVMAEDLLQRGASLVITSHQTNALTDLCKKQWWIKDNSLTESPLLQIIKKDKAQENIYAASNAN; this comes from the coding sequence ATGAGTATAAAAATAACAACGCAGCAAGTTTCAATGCGCTACAAAGAGCGCGTTCTTTTTCACATTCCGGAACTGTCCATTGGGCCTAACGATGCAATCTATCTAAAAGGCGACAATGGCGTAGGTAAAACAACGCTATTAAAAATTCTATCTGGCTTGATTAAACCGACTTCAGGAAGAATCCAAACGGCTCATCACAGTTGGAAAGGTACCCTATTCCCTCGCTCAAAGTTCAAAGACATTATCTACCTACACCAAACGCCTTATCTGTTTGATGGTACTGTGTATCAAAATGTCGCTTACGGCATTCGATTTAACAAAGAGTCGCAAAAAGATAAGCGAGCTCAAATAATCAATGCGTTGAGAATGGTAGGTTTAGAGACCCTAGCGGACGAACACATCTCTGTACTGTCTGGTGGGGAGCGTCAACGAGTCGCGATGGCTAGGGCTTGGATTCTAAAACCTTCTATCCTACTTATGGACGAACCAAGTGCATCATTAGATAAAGAATCTATTGAAAGATTGGTCGTTATGGCCGAAGATCTTCTTCAGCGCGGTGCAAGTTTGGTGATAACAAGCCACCAAACCAATGCCTTAACCGATCTATGCAAAAAACAGTGGTGGATTAAAGATAACTCTTTAACTGAATCACCATTGCTGCAAATTATTAAAAAAGACAAAGCACAAGAGAATATTTATGCTGCTTCCAACGCAAACTAG
- a CDS encoding bifunctional molybdopterin-guanine dinucleotide biosynthesis adaptor protein MobB/molybdopterin molybdotransferase MoeA, which produces MNDSKQRPNLPLLGFAAYSGTGKTTLLEALLPMLTESGLRIGVLKHAHHDFDVDKPGKDSYRLRKAGAGQMLISSRKRYVLMTETPEAEADFDYLLTRFNTEKLDLILVEGCKNIAFPKIELHREEIGKPWLYSNDNNIIAIAADTQVESDLPQMSINDLEAIRDFIINYTKDFKPTFVSCQSKAEKAPAVCCDSFSPAGLSVTQGQEKILESITKEQLGESVAVESAYGRVLAEDIISPINVPQNTNSAMDGYAIRGDDLDQEQYQVVAEVLAGHSYDQEIQKGQAVKIMTGAPTPIGGDTVIMREQAVQDGEFVRFPNAKIDLGQNVRMAGEDLSVGQAVFTQGTRIEAPEMGMMASLGFATCPVLRKVKVGIFSTGDEVQAPGTPQQANSIYDSNRFTIIGMLQKLGCEIVDYGIIEDDQQKMTEVLHSAALETDMVLTSGGVSVGDADYIKLALDELGEINFWRINMRPGRPLAYGKIEQTPFFGLPGNPVAVMVSFINFVEPAIRKLQGQTNWTPVKANAIATEQLRSRQGRTEFSRGVFSMNDQGQLEVRTTGKQGSGILRSMSEANCLIEISPSVDTVKVGETVTVIPLQGRI; this is translated from the coding sequence ATGAATGATTCAAAACAACGCCCTAACCTTCCGTTACTCGGTTTTGCTGCCTACAGCGGTACTGGAAAAACAACACTACTTGAAGCGCTGCTGCCAATGTTAACCGAGTCCGGTTTGCGCATTGGTGTACTTAAACATGCGCACCATGACTTTGACGTCGACAAGCCTGGTAAAGACAGCTACCGATTACGTAAAGCAGGTGCTGGCCAGATGCTGATTTCTTCTAGAAAGCGCTATGTGTTGATGACTGAAACACCAGAAGCTGAAGCAGACTTTGATTACTTACTGACTCGCTTTAATACTGAGAAGTTAGATCTAATTCTGGTTGAAGGGTGTAAGAATATCGCATTTCCTAAGATTGAACTGCATCGTGAAGAAATTGGTAAACCTTGGTTGTACTCTAACGACAACAACATCATTGCCATTGCTGCTGATACGCAAGTGGAGTCGGATCTTCCTCAAATGTCGATCAATGATTTGGAAGCGATTCGCGACTTTATCATCAACTACACCAAAGATTTCAAACCAACCTTCGTTAGCTGCCAATCAAAAGCAGAGAAAGCACCTGCTGTTTGCTGTGATTCCTTCTCTCCTGCTGGTCTGAGCGTAACGCAAGGTCAGGAGAAAATCTTAGAGAGCATCACTAAAGAACAGCTTGGTGAGAGCGTTGCGGTTGAGTCTGCATATGGTCGAGTGTTAGCAGAAGACATTATCTCTCCGATCAATGTTCCACAAAACACCAACTCTGCAATGGACGGTTACGCTATCCGTGGTGATGACCTTGACCAAGAGCAGTACCAAGTTGTAGCTGAAGTTCTTGCAGGACACAGCTACGACCAAGAAATCCAGAAAGGCCAAGCAGTTAAGATCATGACTGGTGCGCCAACACCAATTGGTGGTGATACCGTTATTATGCGTGAGCAAGCCGTTCAAGATGGTGAGTTTGTTCGTTTCCCTAACGCAAAAATCGATTTAGGCCAAAACGTTCGTATGGCCGGTGAAGATTTGTCAGTTGGCCAAGCTGTATTTACCCAAGGTACTCGTATTGAAGCACCTGAAATGGGTATGATGGCTTCGTTAGGTTTCGCTACTTGCCCTGTTCTTCGTAAGGTTAAGGTTGGTATCTTCTCTACTGGTGATGAAGTTCAAGCGCCGGGCACACCTCAGCAGGCGAATTCTATTTATGACTCAAACCGTTTCACTATCATTGGTATGCTCCAGAAGCTAGGGTGTGAAATTGTCGATTACGGCATTATTGAAGATGATCAGCAGAAGATGACAGAAGTTCTTCACTCTGCAGCGTTAGAGACAGACATGGTTCTGACTTCAGGTGGCGTATCGGTGGGTGACGCCGATTACATCAAGCTTGCGCTGGATGAGCTTGGTGAAATCAATTTCTGGCGAATCAACATGCGTCCTGGTCGTCCGCTTGCTTACGGTAAGATTGAGCAAACACCGTTCTTTGGGTTACCGGGTAACCCTGTGGCGGTAATGGTATCGTTCATCAACTTTGTTGAGCCTGCGATTCGCAAACTGCAAGGTCAAACAAATTGGACACCAGTTAAAGCGAATGCGATTGCGACAGAGCAACTTCGTTCTCGCCAGGGACGTACCGAATTTAGTCGTGGCGTGTTCTCTATGAATGACCAAGGTCAACTTGAAGTGCGTACAACAGGTAAACAGGGTTCTGGCATTTTACGCTCGATGAGCGAAGCAAACTGTTTGATTGAGATCTCCCCTTCCGTTGATACGGTTAAAGTGGGTGAAACCGTTACCGTTATTCCACTCCAAGGGCGCATCTAA
- the mobA gene encoding molybdenum cofactor guanylyltransferase MobA: MLLPTQTSWVILAGGQASRMGGRDKGLVELNGRPLIQYVIDKLSQQNVSITINANRNQERYQDFAPVVSDSFPDYPGPLGGIHAGLKNADTDWVGFVPCDSPQINEDLVARFCEAVNPDSDILVAHDGEFKQPVFTLFHKRVLPRLEAFLERGDRKIILLYKDCVTEFVDFSDSPNCFVNLNTPEELTQFGTLQ, encoded by the coding sequence ATGCTGCTTCCAACGCAAACTAGTTGGGTTATCTTAGCTGGCGGACAAGCCAGCAGAATGGGTGGACGTGACAAAGGTCTCGTCGAATTGAACGGTCGTCCACTCATTCAATACGTTATCGACAAATTGTCTCAACAAAACGTATCTATCACCATTAACGCCAATCGAAACCAAGAGCGTTATCAAGATTTCGCGCCTGTGGTTTCTGACTCTTTTCCTGATTATCCAGGGCCGCTAGGCGGTATTCACGCTGGATTAAAAAATGCCGACACCGACTGGGTCGGCTTTGTTCCTTGTGACAGCCCACAAATCAACGAAGACTTAGTGGCTCGCTTTTGTGAGGCAGTAAACCCAGACAGCGATATTTTGGTTGCTCACGACGGTGAATTTAAACAGCCAGTATTTACCCTATTCCATAAGCGCGTATTACCTAGGTTAGAAGCATTTTTAGAGCGTGGCGATCGCAAGATCATTCTGCTCTACAAAGATTGCGTTACCGAGTTTGTTGATTTCAGCGACTCGCCAAACTGCTTTGTAAACCTTAATACACCAGAAGAACTCACCCAATTTGGTACGCTTCAATAA